A single region of the Ancylobacter novellus DSM 506 genome encodes:
- the murA gene encoding UDP-N-acetylglucosamine 1-carboxyvinyltransferase produces the protein MDRIRIVGGNPLTGSIPISGAKNAALPLMIAGLLTDEKLVLHNVPRLADVSQLQRILGNHGIDITVNGKRRGDDPYSGQTMEIDARVIVDTTAPYELVSKMRASFWVIGPLVARMGEAKVSLPGGCAIGTRPVDFHLDALRALGAEIEIDAGYVLARAPKGLKGAHILFPKVSVGATHTAMMAASLAEGETILENAAREPEIVDVADCINAMGGRIEGQGTSTIRITGVPRLKGAHHSVLPDRIETGTYAMAVAMTGGDVMLSGARADLLDSALDTLRECGAEVTVSNEGLRVKRNGAGISPVEVTTAPFPGFPTDLQAQLMALTTRARGTSKITETIFENRFMHVQELARLGARIHLDGEIATIEGVEKLKGAPVMATDLRASVSLVIGALAAEGESMIHRVYHLDRGFERLEEKLSACGAEIERLAG, from the coding sequence ATGGACCGCATCCGCATCGTCGGTGGCAATCCGCTCACCGGGTCGATCCCGATTTCCGGCGCCAAGAACGCCGCCCTGCCGCTGATGATCGCGGGCCTGCTCACCGACGAGAAGCTGGTGCTGCACAATGTGCCCCGCCTCGCCGACGTGTCGCAGCTGCAGCGCATCCTCGGCAATCACGGCATCGACATCACGGTGAACGGCAAGCGGCGCGGCGACGACCCCTATAGCGGCCAGACGATGGAGATCGACGCGCGGGTGATCGTCGACACCACCGCGCCCTATGAGCTGGTCTCGAAGATGCGCGCCAGCTTCTGGGTCATCGGCCCGCTGGTGGCGCGCATGGGCGAGGCCAAGGTCTCGCTGCCCGGCGGCTGCGCCATCGGCACGCGCCCGGTCGACTTCCATCTCGACGCGCTGCGCGCGCTCGGGGCCGAGATCGAGATCGATGCGGGCTACGTGCTCGCACGCGCCCCGAAGGGGCTGAAGGGCGCGCATATCCTGTTCCCGAAGGTTTCGGTCGGCGCCACCCACACGGCGATGATGGCGGCGAGCCTCGCGGAAGGCGAGACGATCCTCGAGAACGCCGCGCGCGAGCCGGAGATCGTCGACGTCGCCGATTGCATCAACGCTATGGGCGGGCGCATCGAGGGACAGGGCACCTCGACCATCCGCATCACCGGCGTCCCGCGGCTCAAGGGCGCGCACCACTCGGTGCTGCCGGACCGTATCGAGACCGGCACCTACGCCATGGCGGTGGCAATGACCGGTGGCGACGTGATGCTCTCCGGCGCGCGCGCCGACCTGCTCGATTCCGCGCTCGACACGCTGCGCGAGTGCGGCGCCGAGGTGACGGTGTCGAACGAGGGGCTGCGGGTGAAGCGCAACGGCGCCGGCATATCGCCGGTCGAGGTGACCACTGCGCCCTTCCCCGGCTTCCCGACCGACCTGCAGGCGCAGCTGATGGCGCTGACCACGCGGGCGCGCGGCACCTCGAAGATCACCGAGACCATCTTCGAGAACCGCTTCATGCATGTGCAGGAGCTCGCCCGGCTCGGCGCCCGCATCCATCTCGACGGCGAGATCGCCACCATCGAAGGCGTCGAGAAGCTCAAGGGCGCGCCGGTGATGGCGACGGATCTGCGCGCCTCGGTGTCGCTAGTGATCGGCGCGCTCGCCGCCGAAGG
- the choX gene encoding choline ABC transporter substrate-binding protein, producing the protein MNRFVRAACALSLFLSAGAAVAADAPACKTIRMSDPGWTDITSTNAIAGVLLSGLGYTQDVKTLSVPIGYESMKNGNLDVFLGNWMPAQRKFMDALNEAKAVEVLATNLTGAKFTLAVPNYVAEAGVKDFKDLVANADKFGSQIYGIEPGAPANANIQKMIDANDFGLKGWKVVESGEQAMLAQVKRSGNGKGWIVFLAWAPHPMNETFDITYLSGGDAYFGPNFGGADVRTLARVGWAAQCPNAATFFKNLKFDLPLENAMMGKILDEGLEPAAAAKAWLKAHPAALEPWLAGVTTFDGKPGLPAVKASLGL; encoded by the coding sequence ATGAATCGCTTCGTAAGGGCCGCTTGCGCCCTCTCTTTATTCCTCTCCGCCGGTGCCGCAGTCGCGGCTGACGCGCCCGCCTGCAAGACGATCCGCATGTCCGATCCCGGCTGGACGGACATCACCTCCACCAATGCCATCGCCGGCGTGCTCTTAAGCGGGCTCGGCTACACGCAGGACGTCAAGACGCTCTCGGTGCCGATCGGCTACGAATCGATGAAGAACGGCAATCTCGATGTCTTCCTCGGTAATTGGATGCCGGCGCAGCGGAAGTTCATGGATGCGCTGAACGAAGCCAAGGCGGTCGAGGTGCTCGCCACCAACCTGACCGGTGCCAAGTTCACCCTCGCCGTGCCGAACTATGTCGCCGAGGCGGGCGTGAAGGACTTCAAGGACCTCGTCGCCAATGCCGACAAGTTCGGCAGCCAGATCTACGGCATCGAGCCGGGTGCGCCGGCCAATGCCAACATCCAGAAAATGATCGACGCCAACGACTTCGGCCTGAAGGGCTGGAAGGTGGTGGAATCCGGCGAGCAGGCGATGCTGGCGCAGGTCAAGCGCTCGGGCAACGGCAAGGGCTGGATCGTGTTCCTCGCCTGGGCGCCGCACCCGATGAACGAGACCTTCGACATCACCTATCTCTCCGGCGGCGACGCCTATTTCGGCCCGAATTTCGGCGGTGCCGATGTGCGCACTCTTGCGCGCGTCGGTTGGGCCGCGCAGTGCCCCAATGCGGCGACCTTCTTCAAGAACCTGAAGTTCGACCTGCCTCTGGAGAACGCCATGATGGGCAAGATCCTGGACGAGGGGCTGGAGCCGGCCGCCGCCGCCAAGGCGTGGCTCAAGGCGCATCCCGCCGCGCTCGAACCTTGGCTTGCCGGCGTTACCACCTTCGACGGCAAGCCCGGCCTGCCGGCGGTGAAGGCCTCGCTCGGGCTTTGA
- a CDS encoding choline sulfate utilization transcriptional regulator gives MAERLLDLGWVRIFEAVGRLGSLTAAAHELGLSQPAVSYTVRNLERQLGTPLLERGHRGSTLSPAGERLHRAASAAVAELDAGARAIRRMSRRPVVRLFTDYGFASFWMMPRVAQFRLVHPDTEVHIIASAAADPGTDEAEDVAVLFGTQSDFGAGATQLFEECVYPVCSPHFAARHGLTDDPRAIVGLPLLHLDSTPHPRWFVWSDWFAAMHVAREPGPGDLSLNTYGLVVQAAIADQGVALGWAGLIDGAIADGTLVAAGPALSRAESGYWMRPGREPSAPALDLIEWIIGDVRR, from the coding sequence ATGGCTGAGCGCCTTCTCGACCTTGGCTGGGTGCGGATCTTCGAGGCCGTCGGTCGCCTCGGCAGCCTGACCGCGGCCGCCCATGAGCTCGGCCTCTCCCAGCCGGCGGTCAGCTACACCGTGCGCAATCTCGAACGGCAGCTCGGCACCCCGCTGCTCGAACGTGGGCATCGCGGCAGCACGCTCTCGCCCGCCGGCGAGCGGCTGCACCGCGCCGCCAGCGCGGCGGTGGCCGAGCTCGACGCCGGCGCCCGCGCCATAAGGCGCATGAGCCGGCGACCAGTGGTGCGCCTCTTCACCGATTACGGCTTCGCCTCGTTCTGGATGATGCCGCGCGTGGCGCAGTTCCGGCTGGTGCATCCGGACACGGAAGTCCACATCATCGCCTCGGCCGCCGCCGATCCCGGCACGGACGAGGCCGAGGACGTCGCCGTGCTGTTCGGCACGCAATCGGATTTCGGCGCGGGCGCCACGCAGCTCTTCGAGGAGTGCGTCTATCCGGTCTGCAGCCCGCACTTCGCTGCGCGGCACGGGCTGACCGACGATCCGCGCGCCATCGTCGGCCTGCCGCTCTTGCATCTCGACAGCACGCCGCATCCGCGCTGGTTCGTCTGGAGCGACTGGTTCGCCGCCATGCATGTGGCGCGCGAGCCCGGCCCGGGCGACCTCAGCCTGAACACCTACGGCCTCGTGGTGCAGGCGGCGATCGCCGACCAGGGCGTCGCGCTCGGCTGGGCGGGTCTCATCGACGGCGCCATCGCCGACGGCACGCTGGTCGCCGCCGGCCCGGCGCTCTCGCGCGCCGAAAGCGGCTATTGGATGAGGCCCGGCCGCGAACCGTCCGCCCCGGCGCTGGACCTCATCGAGTGGATCATAGGGGACGTGCGCCGCTAA